Within Coffea arabica cultivar ET-39 chromosome 4e, Coffea Arabica ET-39 HiFi, whole genome shotgun sequence, the genomic segment aactaGAGTCTAGAGGAAAGTATCATTAACCTTAGCAGTTAATATTTTCATATCTttttagaaggaaaaactaacaaagtttttagattattaagTAAAGGGGGCAAAGTGTTGtaaatgaaaagaaagcacAACCTACCCCTAATTAAATGGGATTTTAGTGTAATTAAACCTAAACCTGAACCCTAAAACCTGCTAGGTACAGCACAAAATTTGAACATTGAACCTAGTAGCGAGAAAGATTTTAAAAGCCCTTCCCTCACTAGTAGGCCAACCTCAGTGATTGCTAAGCATGTATCTTTAGTCTCATACGCAAAATATGCtacaattccttttttttttttggtaattttatgTTAGAAGTTAATCAAATTACTAACTAATAGCGTGCCAATATTAGGTACCAACTATTATCTAGTTGTGCAAAATTGACGCAAAGTATTCAAATTGTGGGACAAAGTCCTGTTGATTAAACATTAGTCCTTCAGTTAttattttaaagaaataaattgtTCTCCTCTACCATATGCAAGTTAGTTtgcaattttatcttttttttagtCTTTTTTCATTTTGATAACTTACATacttttgagttttctttctttttcttttgcttttttctaaaaattccttttttcaaGATAAAAGTCTGAGGCTATTGTGAAGGGTCTTCTAATCGTTTTGCAAGGCTAAGGAAGACTAGAGTGATATTCAGAATCTGATAAGAGCTAATTGAAATTGTAAGAAAGCTCAAAGGATTGTAtaagaatttgagaattgcaATGAGTTCAAAAAAGTAAGCAATAAGCGCGCTGGGCTACTTTCCTGCGCGCTTATTGACTAACGAAGTGATTGTACTACAAGATCCGAAACCATGAGTGGTTTGGGATCCCAAACTAACACCTCCTCATGGTTTGGGATCGTTTTTGGAATAGCCGAAGTGGAAAACACAAACCAAGTTGGACACCTTCAAACCCTGGTATCTTTTGTAATCAATTTGGAAGTATAGAACAACTAAAGTTCACACTAAAAATGTGTTATAAGCCCTGGTAACCACTGAGAAAGGGATTAAATTCTTCTTTGAACTAGGTCGAGAGTTCAAATCTCATTTGCagtgaaaaaatttaaaagaggtGTCAGAATATCTCTTTGGTCTAGTCGGATCTAAGTCTCTTTAGACTCTCCCTCcgtataaaataaaatagattaGGAAAAATAAATCCTGGTATCTTTTGTAATCAATTTGGAAGTATAGAACAAcaaaagtttaaaataaatatatgtgttattctttggtggagttgaagtttaaaaatttgaaataacttTTAAAAGAATGTTTTACTTTTGCAAATGTTTATTATTCAAAGtcaattatttttttgggtaaatatTCAAAATCAATTCTGATATGCTCAAAATTATGTTTTTGACGATGAAAAGCGATTTTATTTACTGAAGATTGCCTTGGATTCAATTCATCGagcttgataaaaaaaaaaaaaaaaaaacagttccAAATTGTTGCGGGGTTTGGAATATTTTGAGTTAAAATCAGCcttttaaattattttactcTTACTATAAAAAGTTCAAATGGCTACCGGATTATGGGAGTCACAAATTGAAATCTATCCAGTTTAGACTGGTTGGTgaaattattaaaatatttagTATAAACTAGTATAGTTTTAGTGTAATTGTAAAAATTAATTGTATGAGTTAATAAGTGCAAATTAACACCTAACTTATACGAGATTATAccaaatatattaataattacaCCAACCACTTTGAACCGAGCAAAATTCAATTTGTGAGGCTTCCAGATCCAATGGCTGTACCATGGCAGCCATAAGTGGCGATGAAGAGGATTTGGCCTACTTGGGTCTTGTCGTACgtgaaaatcaatcaaattcaattctCTATTTTGCAAAACTCGAAAAGTAAAATGAATTGACAAACAAAATTATAGCAAGTAGGCCCCAGGATGCAGACGTAACATTGCCCCACGTGTAGATAATGTCTCCAAACTTTTAGAGTGAACACCAAAGCTGTAACAAATCATGATGTTAATAAGATGTTAATTGACGAAAAGCATATGCCCTCTAGAAACAACAATAAAAGTGGAGCTGAAATTAGATTTTGTCCATTTAAATTTGGCTCAATTTTTAGTCAAACGAGTTAAAGGAATAACAATAACTAAAAATCCTTCTTCGCTTCAGTGGTAGAGCTAAAAGGCGTCAATTAATGTTGTTGGTCACAACCGTTTTTTAACAGATTGTAATTAATATGCTTTATCATTGTAAACCATTTTGTAGAACATATAATTTTACAACAATATGTAGTGGTCTTAATACAttgcatgaaaaagaaaaacatcatGCGTTCTTATAGTTTAAAATTTATGCAATCATGAGCATGAATCGTCTAGGAATGTTGCACCAGCAACATTTTTTAAGCAAGGACATTAGCTGAAAAAttatattcttttttattttgattttcaaatattactttagtaaaaaaaaaaaaaaagaaaggttttcaaatcattactttagtgaaaaataagagtttttctttaacagaaaaaaaaaagaaaaaaaaggtaaatataAGAAGAAGCACGCAGAGTCCCGTGCTTACTCTTTAGAGGTGTGAAGTTTGATGTCTAGATAGAATTGTTCGTGGCTACGCATTTGGTTATGTCTCGATGCTAACCTCACATTTAGTACGTTGGAATATCTAGAATAGAAAGATCGTTCTACCTAAAGTACCTTTCACTTAGGATGATCAAGGGGGGGAAAAATGCATTCCAGTGTCTGGTATCCAAATCGAAATGAaatgtacattttttttttcagaatttgATAATATCAACTTTTATATATCAAGTTAAAATAAAACTTATATAATTTTGATCTAGTTAACAtgaaatataatgaagaacataacgtgttttttacttttttttttccgtttgtGGTACTCCTATTTTTTGTGTACCTATGAGTAGTTTTCAAATTTGGCGTATGCTAGAAATATAATTAGATacgtgaaaaaggaaaaaaataacatGAAGTAAAACATTCATGTTCCCTCATTTTGTATTCTTTACCCATattcaaacaaaagttattacACATTCGTACAAATGTTTATCTAAAAAAGTATACTAAACACTTTTTTGGTAGTAAAATAgagaaaatttttcttcaacacaATTAGAAATATTTGTTGTAAAACAAATTAATGCCTATTATTAACTACACTCTCACATTGTTAAAAATCTGGTGACGGAGTAAATAGATGTTTCAAGATAAACATTAGCCCAATTATTTAGGCCATCATAGAATAAAAGTGGAAAGGGCTTTCAGAGAGTACGTTGAAGAATGgggttttaagaaaaatattgaaatagGCATTCTAATAGGAAATGACTTTCTAGCTCAAAATATCAATACGATGTATAAGAAGGATTTTTTTTAATGGGTTGGTACTATTTAAAATACTTAAATTACAcctaatcatatatatatatatatataatcgtaTTCTAATATATTTATCTATTTACCTTTATCTCTTTCTTACATGGCTATTTGACACAGCAAATTTGACACACTTGCTCTGTCAATGTTTATGCGCTCTTTGACTAACTATTTTTTTCTCTCAATTTCCTTTgtctttattcttttttcctATCAATTTTGGATAATATTTCCACCAATAtctttaatttaaaatttattattatcctTATCACATGTGTTGTCATGTTGAATTTTTCATACGCTTCTTCTAACAAATTTTTATCTCACTCTTGATGGCTCATTTTTAATCGACCTTATtagaatctttttcaaattaaattttgaaaagaacaTTATCCTTATCATCTAAGTTGTATATATTACAGGCTCAATTACTTTTTCTTTGCACTTGCAGGTATGTCTATCATCAAAGTTTCATTTGGAAAAGAGATGGGTTGGGTGATATGAAGGAGGATGTGCAAATAAGAATTCCGAATTCGAGACCTTCCATTTACCCAGCCTGGTTTCGAGACCTCCCACTTACTAAAAAAAAGTTTCATTTATAATTCTCTGCATAACGTTTACTATAAATTCTTAGCAATTGTATTTTTTTCACCACATATGACTTTATTAATTTCTTAGGTGTTGTATTTTTATCAATGATTATAGGTTTCTCGTAAGCACTTTTTCAAGATTAATTATGAGTTTTCCACAAgtgctttttttccttttttttttttttttggttttcaggCCAAAGTAAATAATCTTTGAAGGAGTACTAAAGTAGTTCCTATGCAATTACATGGTAGAGAAATTATAAAGCtttttatacataaaaaatTATGCTTTGATTTGGTTTAAAATTGTTGAGCTTACATAAATAATCTATGCATGTTTTTAGACAACGTTTTCCAAATTTTTCATGGTGATGctattttttttggctttttgttCTGGATTTAGTTAAATTATTTTTGCCTTTTAGTTATCACAAAGCTAGCATGAAGAAGCAAAATAATCACAAATAATATTATTTATTCCTACATCCTACATCAGGGCGATTGACCATGAAATTCTTAGCAAATGAGTCCAAAGGATCTTAAGCCATAAATGTCATGTTATTACACATTAGGTTGTCAATTATCATCATTCGATTAGAGCAAAACACTAGAGCAATTTCGTGATTTaagtctttatttttattttcttattaaacTATTTACTATTAGTTTCATTGAATCTTACACGACTATCTATCTTTTGGTTGAGTGATGTTGATATCAAACCATAAGGTAAATAAGCAAAAGTTATATTTATGGAAAGAAATTTTGTGACATTGCTTCCAACTAAAGATAATTCCTGTGCAAATGCAAAGGTTGAATCTCCATGTAAATTAATAGGataactttatatatatatatatatatatatatatatatatatatatatatatatatagttacagtataatttttagattatgTCACATAATATAAATTCAAATCATACATATTTGGCATTCATCCAAAATTGttggcataaaaaaaaaatactacattgtcagtgtataaaaaattaatctataTTAATATACACAATCACAATTATTAAACTCTCTGCATCTAGACAAATTTTTAAGCTAActacagtttttcaaaaacttaaaAGTTTTAGACTTTCTTAACAAGTGCCTAATTTCTTTAGCCAAATCGATAGAAGAATATAGTAGATAAGTCGGCGATATCCTTCCATTTCACCATTTCAAGCCACCAAATGGGGTAGGAGTCACGTGTAATTCTTGGATTGACTTGGGCATTGATTCACTGTAATACCAGCACGACGATGGAAAATTAGACTTGGAAAAATAGGGTCATGCATGTTCGTAAGTTGGGGAGCGAGTGGATGGTTGGGTTCAAACCCGAAAGTTCCGAAGTTTTTCCAAGAGGAGATAAATCTTGGCAGCACCAACAAATGGTCAAATCTTTCAGCTAGGTTTAAAAGATGGGGCTGATTaaagtttctttttttgtttttgtttattgGGGTTTATCTATGGGGACCCGATTAAAGTTACACTTCAAAAGGGCCAAGCCTCACAAAAATTATAGCTTGTGCCatgaaaaattcaaagaaattatAGATGATCATAATTAGTGTTTATTGAATTCTTTTCCCAAAAGAAAATGTTTGGTATCAGTGTTGTCAAGTTTAGAAGTTTCACTATTGGAAGCCTTATTTCTTATAATTGGCTACCCCCTCCCCCTTGTTTGGGTGGAGTTCTTCACTAGACTACAATTTACTCCTTGTACCTTTTCTCAGTGCTTTgcctgaagaaaaaaaaatgattttccaTGTATAGTATTCATGATGATTTTACTGTTACTCTATTTAAGTGCAACATTAGTTTTTGTATATATTGCACAAAGTTGAACAGCTCAATGGCATTGTAATTTTTGCTAAAATATACAATTACTTGAATACCATATTTAATCAAGTCTTTCGGTGTAATGACAAAATATactcaaaatatgaaaattttctgaTGCACTTACTATAACAAGTCattagttttgaaaattttcttgacaCGCTTAATGTACCAATAACTCATAGAATAGCACTTACGTAAAATATGAAAGGCccccaaaatttttaaattaaagCATACAATATAATAGTAGCTTCCCCAAATTTATGATTCAATATGAAGTCAAATCTTGTTTTTATCTTAGGTTGAATTTATCTTTTCATGCTGAACTATATTTAGAAGCGCAtggagatttaaaaaaaaatgacaatggAAAGAAATATATTGAAAAAAACTTTGAATTAAAATTCATAGGCTGGTCTATGAATAGATAATTAAGGTTAACAAGGGCACAAATTAAGTCGTGAATTGCGGAAGGAATATTATTAAGAGTAGAAGTGTACTTTTTTATGGTTGAATTGGCACCAGTAAGGTTGAAGGTGATGGAGCAAAGAATAATTATCAGTGGTTTCAAAGAAAACAGTCCTACTAATACACAAAAGTAGTGCATCTATTTCATGAATGACAAAAAGACATAgtcaaatataaaaataatctGGATacattttcatattttgataatgTTGTTCAACCTGCTTTCGTTTAACTCCACGAAATAATTTTTCTTAGCCTAAATAACTGAACATTcattcatccaaaaactatttCATAAGTTAAATATTTATAAGATGACTCATTTATTTATCATTATGTCAAGTCATCAACTCCAAAATTTCATGAAAGGTGGTACTTTTATGCACTAAATGAATTACTAACTTTGCAAGCATAATATTACAAGAATAATTAttatagtactttttgtgatgtgttATATATGAGATAGAatataaaaatgtatttataatacaagtggttaaaaatgtatttataatGCATTTTTGTGATGACGAATATAAAAAAAAgtgtttaaaaatgtatttatagTACAAACAAAATAATATCTGACCAAATTTTGATGATCAATTATTCCTTGTTCACAGGCAAGGGAAGGATACCATCTTTGTGTGCCTGTTGTCTATCCCAATTGTtcattgattttttctttttcaaataaaaaccaCCAGGAAATGGTCGAcctatttattaaaaatttttaatgaaCACATGATAAAGAGAATAGACCTCACAATTATGActaaatgaaaatttcacaGGTTTGGAAATAATCTCAACATGCCTACAGTTATGATACAGTAAAGGTGTTCGAGTTTTTTTACTTAAATCTTGTCGTGTTTACGTTGATTTGTTTGCATGTGATTTAGTGTATTTCTGTTCTTTTAGCATCTTTTTAGTGGTTATTGTGTCAAGTAAATGCAGTTTTGGTTGACTCTATACAATGTGATTCAGTTGAGAAAATGCAAAGTTCTTATTTGCGCCGAAATGTTTGTTAAACTTTACAAGTTTAAAGCAAGGTTCATGTTTGTCCGACTCTTGGCTGTGTTCCACTCTTCCCTCTTCtcttttgttcatttgtttTCTGTGCTTTCTTATTACCTTATTTGGAGATATAGAGAGAAGTCTCTTAATGATGAATAATCTTGGGAGTTCATTGCGTTCAGGGTCATTTAAAAAATACTTTTATATTATTTGTTATTACACTTTGTATGAtatgatataaaaaaaattttatgatacgatatatgtaagataaaaatgtaattaaaaatataaagaagaaattaaaaaacttGTTTGAAGGCTAATACCAAAAAAGGTTTTCAAGTACAATAAAGTTGCTCCGAATTTTCCTCTTGATTCCAGGCGACTTAGTCTACCACTATGTCCTTAATCATTGATGCTTAGTGCACCCCTATGGTGAAGTTCCTTTCAATAACAGTAATCTTTATTTACGTACTAATCTACTCAATCTGAATTCAAGTGTTATTCCTCAAAATCAAACATCACGCTCAGCCCCAATTTTTGAAGAGATTGCAATGATAGAAAAGTCTTCCCACTAGGCAAAATTTAGTCCATGTGCATGAACTTTCTCATTTCAATTCGAAAGAAATTGGCGAGCTCTGGGACGCTCAACTGTTTCTTGTGTAAAAGATAAGGGAAAAATGGTACTAACAGCTTTGAGTAGGGCTGAAGAAATGCAGTATGCAGATGGGACTGTACAGGCATATTTAATTAACTGTTGTTCGTCAAATTTAACAAAACGTAATTTAAGAACTTTTCTTGTTGGTATTCAGCTGATTTTATTTGGTTTCGGGATCACTTTTCTCTTTCCTGAGTTATTTGTAGTAAACCCCCACCcccaccacccccccccccggTCTTTTTCTCCCAAGAGTTTGCCATAATTAAAGATCTCCCATGTTATTtcctagaaaaaggaaaaaaattaatgccCTTGTAATTCTATAATATAATTGCCTCATGACCTTTTGTATTATTGGAAATGTATGAGTCCATAAGAATTAAGTGTTTATAGGAGAGTTTTTAAAAACTTCTGTTGTAACTTTGCATGTTAAAAACTTTTATTGTAGATGTATTTGAgggtgtttttaaaattttatgacTACCTTTTTCATTTGCCCATTAGTAGTTATTGGTAACCATTTTCTCAATCAGTTGTTAAGCTTCCTCAACTGAGTTGCCTATTAATGCTCCACTTGCAGCTACATCAAAGTCAATCTTAGTAGGATATGTTAAACCATTATAGAAGGTTTAGACTATTAGCCAATTTAAAAGTCCATGATGTGGTCAATTCCGTTGAAACTTCTAATGCCTCTCCCATGTCTCACATAATGATTCGCTTTCCTACTAAGAAAAACTGGTTATATCTATTATTAATTTAGCCATTTTTTCCAGTGAAAAGTATTTATTTAAGAAAGCTCTTGAAAAATTCACTAGTATAGTGAAAGTATTAGGTGCATGAGAGTTTAGCCACAACTTAACTCTATAACACAAAGGAAATGGATACAATCTAAGTTTAATAGCATCGTCACTTACTCTATTTGACTTgattgtatcacaaatttctaaaaattgactaaatgaGCATTAGGATCCTTAGTTGAGTTACTCCCAAATTGATTTTGTTGGATTATTTAAATTAAGATAGGTTTAATCTAAAAAATATTAGCATTTGTGATACATGTTTGTGCTTCTGATGCATTTGGAAATGTAAAGTCTCTTAATGCTTGCTGATTCCAATTTACTCTCTATTGATTCTAATAGAGGTAGCTCAACTAAAATCACCCCTACACTTTTCTCTAGTTGAGTAGCTTGCTGTTGTGCAAGATGTCTCACTTTCCTTGCcattcactacaagaaaattgcgtTTCTGTGACAGGcgaaagtcgtcactaaaaattCAGAAGTCGTCACAAAAAAAATCAGTGACGACTTTTACTGCTGTCACAGAGCTGTCACTAGTTCTATGTCACAAAAGGGGGTCCATGTGACGACTGTTGAAAGTCGTCACAAACGATTTCGCTTTTGTGATGACTCTTGTCGTCACTCATTATTGTACATTATGTGACGACTTTTATTGTCACTAAGCTGGCTAAATTCTTGTCATAATCAACCCTTGGAGTTGTCACATTATGCTTCCGttcagtgacgacttttgttGTCATTGTTTTCCATCCATAAAAAGTGACCACTTTCTGGTGTCACTAGTGAAACTTGTTggcagtgacaacttttttattgtcatttattttttttgtaaaaagcaATAATCTAATGTTAATTACGCAACATAGCtgccaacaatcacaaaacgtTCATTGAGTAgcaatgagaaaaaaaaaagccaacatACGAAAAGAAAGCCAACATTCATTTCCAATAGAAGATCAAcccaaatacatatatatatatatatatatatatatatatatatatataaatgttgcCTCAAATGAGTCATAAAGCATGCACCATCCAAAATAAGCCATTCAGTTACAATACTAGTGATTTCCCATCCACAATAGAGAGTAGTAAAGTTCTATACAAAAATATGAGCACGATTCCCATCTAGAACAAAACATGAGCACGATAGGCCTTGTAGTCTTCAAATCAAAAACCATCTTCACAGCAATGACtggcttcttcttcttgggAATCGTGTTAGAACCTACACGTTACCAAAATTGAAGCAATGAGCACAGGTGTTAAAACTGGAACTACACTTCTAGATAGGCACCATATTATAAAAACTAATGTCACTCTAATTTGAAATTATAGCAATCTAAGTAAATTGCTTAACACaaaaataaagtgaaattaTAGCAAATAAGACAATGAATGTATATTCTGTGAAATATAGAATAACAATACAAACACAATAAATATCTGCATGTTCACAAATATATAtgcaataacaataacaataacaacaataaaatcCTAAAATCATTGAGAGCCTAGATGATCGTGAACCACACAgtatatcaagaaaaaaaaaaacacacacacacacacaatcacaggtgcctctttttccttagcacaaaaaaaaattctgatacAGAAAAATTTAGATGAGTTCGACAAAGAAAAAAGTGGAATACATCCCAAAGTGAAAAACCATCTCAAAAGGGGAACTCACGAAACCTAACTGTTGCCTCAATGAGACTTGCCAAATtaatttaaaaggaaaaatatttcAACTAGCTGCAAAGTTATGTTTCAAGAAGCCACAAAGGCATACTCCCGCCTGAGAGCCACAAAGTTATGTTTCAAGTAGAAGGCAACTGCTCATACCTTCAAGACATATTGAAGTGCAGAAAAAGCAAAGTGTACATATGCCACATATAATAACTTTGACTGTCTTTAGCAATTAAGAGATGAAATAGCTATGCTAAAAATATTTGTAGATAAATTACACTTCCACTTGGAGCAGTAGATGCAATATAACGCATTTTGAGAGATGACAGGACAAAGGAACCTAAACCAATCCCATCTATTACATCTCAATGTGCTTTGACTGCCAGTGTCATGATCAGCAGCTCAGGGTAAATTAGTATACAAAAATGTTTCCATGGTAGTAAGGTACAGGAGTAACAGGACAACCTCTGTCCAGGTGCATCCATTAGTTTTGCAGCTGGATAGGCATAATCAATGAGATCAACAGAACACAAAGCTCAGAAGGTGCATTTACAAAGACATGCATGTTATTTCAATCTATTACTGAACTTTGCAACCATATATCCTTTTGATCTGTGTCTAAGGGGCTAAAATTACAAAAAGTAGAGAGATTGAAACGAAGTGAAATTCAAGGCATAGACTAAGAATGAAACATTAATTCCAGAGAACTGGTTTGTCAAGATTGTAAAAATGTTCTTACGGTATAGTCCCTTCAAATATACCTTGGTCTCCAACCTTGAGTAAGCCCAATTTGGTGAAAAATCAGTGATGCTAAATAGTTGATCTTGGGAGAGTGAGAAATTTAATGTGTCTGCATCCAGTTGCAGCTGGGTGGGAGTACAGGAATCACCAACCACATCCTCAGTCTGTATCACACTCCATGAGTATCCATTGGTTGATTGCAAAGGCAATTCCTCAACTTCACCTAATTCTTTAGCCATCCATCGGGAGAAGCTGTCCACTTTCTTCAAGCTTTCTTCTGCTTGGATTCCACTCAGATGTGGCTGCTTCAGAACCAAAGAGTAGTTTCCAGACCCTGCAGAAGGCATACCATTCTCAGCCTTGTAACTCATCATATATCCGGCTTCTACATTTTGTCGCAGTTTTTGCACGTCCCTTTCCACAGCTTCGTCTTCTTGCCCATCAGGCCTCATGTAAAATGGATCTGCAGCAGATTGAAGAAGTGCAGAAAGAGATTTCTGCTCCCATAAACTTCCTTTGCCATAATAAGCTGAATCCGGAATCAGATTCTGACCAAGTGGCACTCCTTGCATGGGCGATAAACAATCTCCCTACAAGCAAAATGCCAAAAGCCTAAGCTTGTAAATATGAATGATTAGATGAGAAATAATAGTCAAAGATGCAAATTGTTCAAGACACAACATAACAAACTCGTAAAAGTTTCAAAAGAAGGGAACACAAGCTATCAGAAAAAATGACTTGGCACATAatgaggaaaaagggaaaatacAACTTTGATGCCGTTAATTAGGTCAAATGCATTCGTATTAGGCATTTTCAGAAGGCTTTAAGAATCTTTTAAGTTTGTTTTAACACTAATATACAGTCCAAGCAGTTATAGAAACTAGGGGTAACATGGATATCAAATTTAATGGAAGCATATTAACTGTCAAATTTTGTAGAATTTTGGCTAGCTCAAAAGAGTACAAGTGTCAACTAATTTTTACAGAGACTTAATTTTAGCTACATGAGCTGACAATATCTGGA encodes:
- the LOC113742909 gene encoding calmodulin-binding transcription activator 3-like isoform X2 is translated as MQGVPLGQNLIPDSAYYGKGSLWEQKSLSALLQSAADPFYMRPDGQEDEAVERDVQKLRQNVEAGYMMSYKAENGMPSAGSGNYSLVLKQPHLSGIQAEESLKKVDSFSRWMAKELGEVEELPLQSTNGYSWSVIQTEDVVGDSCTPTQLQLDADTLNFSLSQDQLFSITDFSPNWAYSRLETKVYLKGLYRSNTIPKKKKPVIAVKMVFDLKTTRPIVLMFCSRWESCSYFCIELYYSLLWMGNH
- the LOC113742909 gene encoding calmodulin-binding transcription activator 3-like isoform X1, yielding MVGGGQKSWNPPAHQANWQGDCLSPMQGVPLGQNLIPDSAYYGKGSLWEQKSLSALLQSAADPFYMRPDGQEDEAVERDVQKLRQNVEAGYMMSYKAENGMPSAGSGNYSLVLKQPHLSGIQAEESLKKVDSFSRWMAKELGEVEELPLQSTNGYSWSVIQTEDVVGDSCTPTQLQLDADTLNFSLSQDQLFSITDFSPNWAYSRLETKVYLKGLYRSNTIPKKKKPVIAVKMVFDLKTTRPIVLMFCSRWESCSYFCIELYYSLLWMGNH
- the LOC113742909 gene encoding calmodulin-binding transcription activator 3-like isoform X4; translated protein: MQGVPLGQNLIPDSAYYGKGSLWEQKSLSALLQSAADPFYMRPDGQEDEAVERDVQKLRQNVEAGYMMSYKAENGMPSAGSGNYSLVLKQPHLSGIQAEESLKKVDSFSRWMAKELGEVEELPLQSTNGYSWSVIQTEDVVGDSCTPTQLQLDADTLNFSLSQDQLFSITDFSPNWAYSRLETKVLTRFPRRRSQSLL
- the LOC113742909 gene encoding calmodulin-binding transcription activator 2-like isoform X3 is translated as MVGGGQKSWNPPAHQANWQGDCLSPMQGVPLGQNLIPDSAYYGKGSLWEQKSLSALLQSAADPFYMRPDGQEDEAVERDVQKLRQNVEAGYMMSYKAENGMPSAGSGNYSLVLKQPHLSGIQAEESLKKVDSFSRWMAKELGEVEELPLQSTNGYSWSVIQTEDVVGDSCTPTQLQLDADTLNFSLSQDQLFSITDFSPNWAYSRLETKVLTRFPRRRSQSLL